In Solea senegalensis isolate Sse05_10M linkage group LG18, IFAPA_SoseM_1, whole genome shotgun sequence, a single window of DNA contains:
- the csdc2a gene encoding cold shock domain-containing protein C2a, with the protein MSDPDASSPPDPPLPLPSPRTPLQLSFPFLREGSRVWERERKPPQPGEPPSPLPTKRTRTYSATVRAKSSPVFKGVCKNFSRSQGHGFIRPSHGGEDIFVHISDIDGEYVPMEGDEVTYKVCPVPPKNQKVQAVEVVITHLKAGTKHETWSGQIISS; encoded by the exons ATGTCAGACCCGGACGCCTCCTCGCCGCCGGACCCTCCGCTGCCACTGCCGTCCCCGCGGACACCACTGCAGCTCTCCTTCCCCTTCCTGAGGGAGGGCAGCCGGGtctgggagagggagaggaagccGCCGCAGCCCGGAGAGCCGCCGAGCCCACTGCCCACCAAACGCACCCGCACTTACTCGGC GACAGTACGAGCAAAATCAAGTCCAGTGTTCAAAGGGGTGTGTAAAAACTTCTCCAGGTCTCAGGGTCATGGATTCATCCGTCCTTCTCATGGAGGAGAGGACATCTTTGTCCACATCTCCGA CATCGATGGAGAGTACGTGCCTATGGAGGGCGACGAGGTCACATACAAGGTGTGCCCCGTCCCCCCCAAGAACCAGAAGGTCCAGGCCGTGGAGGTCGTGATCACTCACCTGAAAGCGGGCACCAAACACGAGACCTGGTCCGGTCAGATCATCAGCTCGTAG